In a single window of the Eriocheir sinensis breed Jianghai 21 chromosome 61, ASM2467909v1, whole genome shotgun sequence genome:
- the LOC126986384 gene encoding ATP synthase subunit beta, mitochondrial-like isoform X45: protein MYRVTGVIQSQGRVVVAAWRGGAGAVRVVPSAAPRAVHTSAPARDKKGSKVPPLRDATGRPVATPEVKRAAAKVAGWKDTWDVPKASQKSQAGTQQGGSLRDIIQAHPEVLRPSSKQASSSSDSDAPTPRRPTRGASPTKAAAGKAKAAKKGISEVAAVKESVVNARNSKNGVAKKTPTAAAASGEAAKEAAPKPEAAKEAAPKPEAAKEAAPKPEAAKEAASKPEATAVKVAVPEATAVKEAVPEATAVKEAVPEATAVKEAVPEATAVKEAVPEATAVKEAVPEATAVKEAVPEATAMKEAVPEAVTVKEAVPEATAMKEAVPEVTAVKEATTAAAVEPPGVPGVEATVEEAAVAEDTAGPSLAAAAAGAVAADVPLSTLSEQGTVGGGRVVAVIGAVVDVAFEGTLPPILSALEVTNRHPRLVLEVAQHLGGNTVRTIAMDGTEGLVRGQEVRDSGGPISIPVGAATLGRIINVIGEPIDERGPILAASRAAIHAEAPEFSEMSVEQEILVTGIKVVDMLAPYSKGGKIGLFGGAGVGKTVLIMELINNVAKAHGGYSVFAGVGERTREGNDLYHEMIESGVISLTDDTSKVALVYGQMNEPPGARARVALTGLTVAEYFRDQEGQDVLFFVDNIFRFTQAGSEVSALLGRIPSAVGYQPTLATDMGSMQERITTTTKGSITSVQAIYVPADDLTDPAPATTFAHLDATTVLSRGIAELGIYPAVDPLDSTSRIMDPNIIGPRHYSTARGVQKILQDYKSLQDIIAILGMDELSEEDKLTVSRARKVQRFMSQPFQVAEVFTGYEGKFVSLEETIRSFEEILAGKHDNLPEAAFYMVGGIEEAETKAQQLTATQ, encoded by the exons AGTCAGGGgcgcgtggtggtggcggcgtggcgTGGGGGCGCCGGGGCGGTGCGGGTGGTGCCCTCGGCGGCCCCTCGCGCCGTGCACACGTCGGCCCCGGCGCGGGACAAGAAGGGCAGCAAGGTCCCGCCACTCCGCGATGCCACGGGACGCCCTGTGGCTACCCCTGAGGTGAAGCGCGCAGCGGCCAAAGTGGCGGGCTGGAAGGATACGTGGGACGTCCCCAAGGCGAGCCAGAAGAGCCAGGCTGGCACGCAGCAGGGTGGCTCGCTGCGGGATATCATTCAGGCCCATCCCGAGGTGCTCCGGCCCAGCAGTAAACAAGCTAGCAGCTCCTCTGACAGCGACGCCCCGACACCGCGCCGGCCTACGAGGGGCGCCTCCCCCACCAAGGCGGCTGCCGGCAAGGCAAAGGCTGCTAAAAAGGGAATCTCGGAGGTTGCAGCCGTGAAGGAATCCGTCGTCAATGCGAGGAACTCCAAAAATGGTGTCGCGAAGAAAACCCCGACGGCCGCCGCAGCAAGCGGTGAG GCCGCGAAGGAGGCCGCGCCAAAGCCTGAGGCCGCGAAGGAGGCCGCGCCAAAGCCTGAG GCCGCGAAGGAGGCCGCGCCAAAGCCTGAGGCCGCGAAGGAGGCCGCGTCAAAGCCTGAG GCCACAGCCGTGAAAGTGGCTGTGCCTGAGGCCACAGCCGTGAAGGAGGCTGTGCCTGAGGCCACAGCCGTGAAGGAGGCTGTGCCGGAGGCCACAGCCGTGAAGGAGGCTGTGCCGGAGGCCACAGCCGTGAAGGAGGCTGTGCCGGAGGCCACAGCTGTGAAGGAGGCTGTGCCGGAGGCCACAGCCGTGAAGGAGGCTGTGCCGGAGGCCACAGCCATGAAGGAGGCTGTGCCGGAG GCCGTAACCGTGAAGGAGGCTGTGCCGGAGGCCACAGCCATGAAGGAGGCTGTGCCGGAGGTCACAGCCGTGAAAGAGGCCACCACAGCAGCAGCCGTCGAGCCCCCGGGTGTCCCTGGAGTTGAGGCGACAGTCGAGGAGGCAGCCGTAGCTGAGGACACTGCAGGACCTTCTTTGGCGGcagctgctgctggtgctgtcgCCGCTGACGTCCCGCTTTCCACGCTTTCAGAGCAAG gCACCGTGGGTGGAGGCCGCGTGGTGGCTGTCATCGGCGCAGTGGTGGACGTGGCCTTCGAAGGGACGCTGCCGCCTATCCTCAGCGCCCTCGAGGTCACCAACAGACACCCGAGGCTCGTGCTGGAGGTGGCCCAACATCTCGGCGGCAACACTGTACGAACTATCGCCATGGACGGGACGGAGGGACTGGTGAGAGGTCAGGAGGTGAGGGACTCCGGGGGGCCCATCTCCATCCCCGTGGGCGCCGCTACCCTGGGGCGCATCATCAATGTGATAG GGGAGCCCATCGACGAGCGCGGGCCCATCCTCGCTGCCAGCCGTGCGGCCATCCACGCCGAGGCACCGGAGTTCTCGGAGATGAGCGTGGAGCAGGAGATTCTGGTGACGGGCATCAAGGTGGTGGACATGCTGGCGCCGTACTCCAAGGGCGGCAAGATTG GCCTCTTCGGCGGGGCGGGGGTCGGCAAGACGGTTCTCATTATGGAGCTGATCAACAATGTGGCCAAGGCTCACGGCGGCTACTCGGTCTTCGCGGGCGTCGGGGAGCGGACCAGGGAGGGGAACGACCTTTACCACGAGATGATAGAGTCTGGGGTCATCTCCCTCACGGATGACACTTCCAAG gtggcgcTGGTGTACGGGCAGATGAACGAGCCGCCGGGTGCCAGGGCGAGAGTGGCACTGACGGGGCTGACGGTGGCGGAGTACTTCAGGGACCAGGAGGGACAGGACGTGCTATTCTTCGTGGACAACATCTTCAG GTTCACCCAGGCTGGCTCGGAGGTGTCTGCCCTGCTTGGTCGCATCCCCTCAGCTGTAGGTTACCAGCCCACCCTGGCCACCGACATGGGGAGTATGCAGGAgaggatcaccaccaccaccaagggctCCATTACTTCcgtgcag GCCATCTATGTGCCAGCCGATGACCTGACAGACcccgcccccgccaccacctTCGCCCATCTCGACGCTACCACCGTGCTCTCCCGGGGCATCGCTGAGCTGGGCATCTACCCCGCCGTGGACCCCCTGGACTCCACCTCCCGCATCATGGACCCCAATATCATAGGACCCCGCCACTACTCCACGGCGAGAGGAGTCCAGAAGATATTGCAG GACTACAAATCCCTGCAGGACATCATTGCCATCCTGGGTATGGACGAACTCTCCGAGGAGGACAAACTCACAGTGTCACGGGCCCGCAAGGTGCAGCGCTTCATGTCCCAGCCCTTCCAGGTGGCCGAGGTCTTCACGGGCTACGAGGGGAAATTTGTCAGCCTGGAGGAGACCATTAGG aGCTTCGAGGAGATCCTGGCGGGGAAGCATGACAACCTACCCGAGGCGGCCTTCTACATGGTGGGCGGCATCGAGGAGGCGGAGACGAAGGCACAGCAGCTGACGGCgactcagtga
- the LOC126986384 gene encoding ATP synthase subunit beta, mitochondrial-like isoform X11: MYRVTGVIQSQGRVVVAAWRGGAGAVRVVPSAAPRAVHTSAPARDKKGSKVPPLRDATGRPVATPEVKRAAAKVAGWKDTWDVPKASQKSQAGTQQGGSLRDIIQAHPEVLRPSSKQASSSSDSDAPTPRRPTRGASPTKAAAGKAKAAKKGISEVAAVKESVVNARNSKNGVAKKTPTAAAASGEAAKEAAPKPEAAKEAAPKPEAAKEAAPKPEAAKEAAPKPEAAKEAAPKPETAKEAAPKPETAKEAAPKPETAKEAAPKPETAKEAAPKPETAKEAAPKPEAVKEAAPKPEATAVKVAVPEATAVKEAVPEATAVKEAVPEATAVKEAVPEATAVKEAVPEATAVKEAVPEATAVKEAVPEATAMKEAVPEAVTVKEAVPEATAMKEAVPEVTAVKEATTAAAVEPPGVPGVEATVEEAAVAEDTAGPSLAAAAAGAVAADVPLSTLSEQGTVGGGRVVAVIGAVVDVAFEGTLPPILSALEVTNRHPRLVLEVAQHLGGNTVRTIAMDGTEGLVRGQEVRDSGGPISIPVGAATLGRIINVIGEPIDERGPILAASRAAIHAEAPEFSEMSVEQEILVTGIKVVDMLAPYSKGGKIGLFGGAGVGKTVLIMELINNVAKAHGGYSVFAGVGERTREGNDLYHEMIESGVISLTDDTSKVALVYGQMNEPPGARARVALTGLTVAEYFRDQEGQDVLFFVDNIFRFTQAGSEVSALLGRIPSAVGYQPTLATDMGSMQERITTTTKGSITSVQAIYVPADDLTDPAPATTFAHLDATTVLSRGIAELGIYPAVDPLDSTSRIMDPNIIGPRHYSTARGVQKILQDYKSLQDIIAILGMDELSEEDKLTVSRARKVQRFMSQPFQVAEVFTGYEGKFVSLEETIRSFEEILAGKHDNLPEAAFYMVGGIEEAETKAQQLTATQ; this comes from the exons AGTCAGGGgcgcgtggtggtggcggcgtggcgTGGGGGCGCCGGGGCGGTGCGGGTGGTGCCCTCGGCGGCCCCTCGCGCCGTGCACACGTCGGCCCCGGCGCGGGACAAGAAGGGCAGCAAGGTCCCGCCACTCCGCGATGCCACGGGACGCCCTGTGGCTACCCCTGAGGTGAAGCGCGCAGCGGCCAAAGTGGCGGGCTGGAAGGATACGTGGGACGTCCCCAAGGCGAGCCAGAAGAGCCAGGCTGGCACGCAGCAGGGTGGCTCGCTGCGGGATATCATTCAGGCCCATCCCGAGGTGCTCCGGCCCAGCAGTAAACAAGCTAGCAGCTCCTCTGACAGCGACGCCCCGACACCGCGCCGGCCTACGAGGGGCGCCTCCCCCACCAAGGCGGCTGCCGGCAAGGCAAAGGCTGCTAAAAAGGGAATCTCGGAGGTTGCAGCCGTGAAGGAATCCGTCGTCAATGCGAGGAACTCCAAAAATGGTGTCGCGAAGAAAACCCCGACGGCCGCCGCAGCAAGCGGTGAG GCCGCGAAGGAGGCCGCGCCAAAGCCTGAGGCCGCGAAGGAGGCCGCGCCAAAGCCTGAG GCCGCGAAGGAGGCCGCGCCAAAGCCTGAG GCCGCGAAGGAGGCCGCGCCAAAGCCTGAGGCCGCGAAGGAGGCCGCGCCAAAGCCTGAGACCGCGAAGGAGGCCGCGCCAAAGCCTGAGACCGCGAAGGAGGCCGCGCCAAAGCCTGAGACCGCGAAGGAGGCCGCGCCAAAGCCTGAGACCGCGAAGGAGGCCGCGCCAAAGCCTGAGACCGCGAAGGAGGCCGCGCCAAAGCCTGAGGCTGTGAAGGAGGCCGCGCCAAAGCCTGAG GCCACAGCCGTGAAAGTGGCTGTGCCTGAGGCCACAGCCGTGAAGGAGGCTGTGCCTGAGGCCACAGCCGTGAAGGAGGCTGTGCCGGAGGCCACAGCCGTGAAGGAGGCTGTGCCGGAGGCCACAGCCGTGAAGGAGGCTGTGCCGGAGGCCACAGCTGTGAAGGAGGCTGTGCCGGAGGCCACAGCCGTGAAGGAGGCTGTGCCGGAGGCCACAGCCATGAAGGAGGCTGTGCCGGAG GCCGTAACCGTGAAGGAGGCTGTGCCGGAGGCCACAGCCATGAAGGAGGCTGTGCCGGAGGTCACAGCCGTGAAAGAGGCCACCACAGCAGCAGCCGTCGAGCCCCCGGGTGTCCCTGGAGTTGAGGCGACAGTCGAGGAGGCAGCCGTAGCTGAGGACACTGCAGGACCTTCTTTGGCGGcagctgctgctggtgctgtcgCCGCTGACGTCCCGCTTTCCACGCTTTCAGAGCAAG gCACCGTGGGTGGAGGCCGCGTGGTGGCTGTCATCGGCGCAGTGGTGGACGTGGCCTTCGAAGGGACGCTGCCGCCTATCCTCAGCGCCCTCGAGGTCACCAACAGACACCCGAGGCTCGTGCTGGAGGTGGCCCAACATCTCGGCGGCAACACTGTACGAACTATCGCCATGGACGGGACGGAGGGACTGGTGAGAGGTCAGGAGGTGAGGGACTCCGGGGGGCCCATCTCCATCCCCGTGGGCGCCGCTACCCTGGGGCGCATCATCAATGTGATAG GGGAGCCCATCGACGAGCGCGGGCCCATCCTCGCTGCCAGCCGTGCGGCCATCCACGCCGAGGCACCGGAGTTCTCGGAGATGAGCGTGGAGCAGGAGATTCTGGTGACGGGCATCAAGGTGGTGGACATGCTGGCGCCGTACTCCAAGGGCGGCAAGATTG GCCTCTTCGGCGGGGCGGGGGTCGGCAAGACGGTTCTCATTATGGAGCTGATCAACAATGTGGCCAAGGCTCACGGCGGCTACTCGGTCTTCGCGGGCGTCGGGGAGCGGACCAGGGAGGGGAACGACCTTTACCACGAGATGATAGAGTCTGGGGTCATCTCCCTCACGGATGACACTTCCAAG gtggcgcTGGTGTACGGGCAGATGAACGAGCCGCCGGGTGCCAGGGCGAGAGTGGCACTGACGGGGCTGACGGTGGCGGAGTACTTCAGGGACCAGGAGGGACAGGACGTGCTATTCTTCGTGGACAACATCTTCAG GTTCACCCAGGCTGGCTCGGAGGTGTCTGCCCTGCTTGGTCGCATCCCCTCAGCTGTAGGTTACCAGCCCACCCTGGCCACCGACATGGGGAGTATGCAGGAgaggatcaccaccaccaccaagggctCCATTACTTCcgtgcag GCCATCTATGTGCCAGCCGATGACCTGACAGACcccgcccccgccaccacctTCGCCCATCTCGACGCTACCACCGTGCTCTCCCGGGGCATCGCTGAGCTGGGCATCTACCCCGCCGTGGACCCCCTGGACTCCACCTCCCGCATCATGGACCCCAATATCATAGGACCCCGCCACTACTCCACGGCGAGAGGAGTCCAGAAGATATTGCAG GACTACAAATCCCTGCAGGACATCATTGCCATCCTGGGTATGGACGAACTCTCCGAGGAGGACAAACTCACAGTGTCACGGGCCCGCAAGGTGCAGCGCTTCATGTCCCAGCCCTTCCAGGTGGCCGAGGTCTTCACGGGCTACGAGGGGAAATTTGTCAGCCTGGAGGAGACCATTAGG aGCTTCGAGGAGATCCTGGCGGGGAAGCATGACAACCTACCCGAGGCGGCCTTCTACATGGTGGGCGGCATCGAGGAGGCGGAGACGAAGGCACAGCAGCTGACGGCgactcagtga
- the LOC126986384 gene encoding ATP synthase subunit beta, mitochondrial-like isoform X18, with the protein MYRVTGVIQSQGRVVVAAWRGGAGAVRVVPSAAPRAVHTSAPARDKKGSKVPPLRDATGRPVATPEVKRAAAKVAGWKDTWDVPKASQKSQAGTQQGGSLRDIIQAHPEVLRPSSKQASSSSDSDAPTPRRPTRGASPTKAAAGKAKAAKKGISEVAAVKESVVNARNSKNGVAKKTPTAAAASGEAAVKEAAPKTEAAKEAAPKPEAAKEAAPKPEAAKEAAPKPEAAKEAAPKPEAAKEAAPKPEAAKEAAPKPEAAKEAASKPEATAVKVAVPEATAVKEAVPEATAVKEAVPEATAVKEAVPEATAVKEAVPEATAVKEAVPEATAVKEAVPEATAMKEAVPEAVTVKEAVPEATAMKEAVPEVTAVKEATTAAAVEPPGVPGVEATVEEAAVAEDTAGPSLAAAAAGAVAADVPLSTLSEQGTVGGGRVVAVIGAVVDVAFEGTLPPILSALEVTNRHPRLVLEVAQHLGGNTVRTIAMDGTEGLVRGQEVRDSGGPISIPVGAATLGRIINVIGEPIDERGPILAASRAAIHAEAPEFSEMSVEQEILVTGIKVVDMLAPYSKGGKIGLFGGAGVGKTVLIMELINNVAKAHGGYSVFAGVGERTREGNDLYHEMIESGVISLTDDTSKVALVYGQMNEPPGARARVALTGLTVAEYFRDQEGQDVLFFVDNIFRFTQAGSEVSALLGRIPSAVGYQPTLATDMGSMQERITTTTKGSITSVQAIYVPADDLTDPAPATTFAHLDATTVLSRGIAELGIYPAVDPLDSTSRIMDPNIIGPRHYSTARGVQKILQDYKSLQDIIAILGMDELSEEDKLTVSRARKVQRFMSQPFQVAEVFTGYEGKFVSLEETIRSFEEILAGKHDNLPEAAFYMVGGIEEAETKAQQLTATQ; encoded by the exons AGTCAGGGgcgcgtggtggtggcggcgtggcgTGGGGGCGCCGGGGCGGTGCGGGTGGTGCCCTCGGCGGCCCCTCGCGCCGTGCACACGTCGGCCCCGGCGCGGGACAAGAAGGGCAGCAAGGTCCCGCCACTCCGCGATGCCACGGGACGCCCTGTGGCTACCCCTGAGGTGAAGCGCGCAGCGGCCAAAGTGGCGGGCTGGAAGGATACGTGGGACGTCCCCAAGGCGAGCCAGAAGAGCCAGGCTGGCACGCAGCAGGGTGGCTCGCTGCGGGATATCATTCAGGCCCATCCCGAGGTGCTCCGGCCCAGCAGTAAACAAGCTAGCAGCTCCTCTGACAGCGACGCCCCGACACCGCGCCGGCCTACGAGGGGCGCCTCCCCCACCAAGGCGGCTGCCGGCAAGGCAAAGGCTGCTAAAAAGGGAATCTCGGAGGTTGCAGCCGTGAAGGAATCCGTCGTCAATGCGAGGAACTCCAAAAATGGTGTCGCGAAGAAAACCCCGACGGCCGCCGCAGCAAGCGGTGAGGCGGCAGTGAAGGAGGCTGCTCCAAAGACTGAGGCCGCGAAGGAGGCCGCGCCAAAGCCTGAGGCCGCGAAGGAGGCCGCGCCAAAGCCTGAGGCCGCGAAGGAGGCCGCGCCAAAGCCTGAGGCCGCGAAGGAGGCCGCGCCAAAGCCTGAGGCCGCGAAGGAGGCCGCGCCAAAGCCTGAG GCCGCGAAGGAGGCCGCGCCAAAGCCTGAGGCCGCGAAGGAGGCCGCGTCAAAGCCTGAG GCCACAGCCGTGAAAGTGGCTGTGCCTGAGGCCACAGCCGTGAAGGAGGCTGTGCCTGAGGCCACAGCCGTGAAGGAGGCTGTGCCGGAGGCCACAGCCGTGAAGGAGGCTGTGCCGGAGGCCACAGCCGTGAAGGAGGCTGTGCCGGAGGCCACAGCTGTGAAGGAGGCTGTGCCGGAGGCCACAGCCGTGAAGGAGGCTGTGCCGGAGGCCACAGCCATGAAGGAGGCTGTGCCGGAG GCCGTAACCGTGAAGGAGGCTGTGCCGGAGGCCACAGCCATGAAGGAGGCTGTGCCGGAGGTCACAGCCGTGAAAGAGGCCACCACAGCAGCAGCCGTCGAGCCCCCGGGTGTCCCTGGAGTTGAGGCGACAGTCGAGGAGGCAGCCGTAGCTGAGGACACTGCAGGACCTTCTTTGGCGGcagctgctgctggtgctgtcgCCGCTGACGTCCCGCTTTCCACGCTTTCAGAGCAAG gCACCGTGGGTGGAGGCCGCGTGGTGGCTGTCATCGGCGCAGTGGTGGACGTGGCCTTCGAAGGGACGCTGCCGCCTATCCTCAGCGCCCTCGAGGTCACCAACAGACACCCGAGGCTCGTGCTGGAGGTGGCCCAACATCTCGGCGGCAACACTGTACGAACTATCGCCATGGACGGGACGGAGGGACTGGTGAGAGGTCAGGAGGTGAGGGACTCCGGGGGGCCCATCTCCATCCCCGTGGGCGCCGCTACCCTGGGGCGCATCATCAATGTGATAG GGGAGCCCATCGACGAGCGCGGGCCCATCCTCGCTGCCAGCCGTGCGGCCATCCACGCCGAGGCACCGGAGTTCTCGGAGATGAGCGTGGAGCAGGAGATTCTGGTGACGGGCATCAAGGTGGTGGACATGCTGGCGCCGTACTCCAAGGGCGGCAAGATTG GCCTCTTCGGCGGGGCGGGGGTCGGCAAGACGGTTCTCATTATGGAGCTGATCAACAATGTGGCCAAGGCTCACGGCGGCTACTCGGTCTTCGCGGGCGTCGGGGAGCGGACCAGGGAGGGGAACGACCTTTACCACGAGATGATAGAGTCTGGGGTCATCTCCCTCACGGATGACACTTCCAAG gtggcgcTGGTGTACGGGCAGATGAACGAGCCGCCGGGTGCCAGGGCGAGAGTGGCACTGACGGGGCTGACGGTGGCGGAGTACTTCAGGGACCAGGAGGGACAGGACGTGCTATTCTTCGTGGACAACATCTTCAG GTTCACCCAGGCTGGCTCGGAGGTGTCTGCCCTGCTTGGTCGCATCCCCTCAGCTGTAGGTTACCAGCCCACCCTGGCCACCGACATGGGGAGTATGCAGGAgaggatcaccaccaccaccaagggctCCATTACTTCcgtgcag GCCATCTATGTGCCAGCCGATGACCTGACAGACcccgcccccgccaccacctTCGCCCATCTCGACGCTACCACCGTGCTCTCCCGGGGCATCGCTGAGCTGGGCATCTACCCCGCCGTGGACCCCCTGGACTCCACCTCCCGCATCATGGACCCCAATATCATAGGACCCCGCCACTACTCCACGGCGAGAGGAGTCCAGAAGATATTGCAG GACTACAAATCCCTGCAGGACATCATTGCCATCCTGGGTATGGACGAACTCTCCGAGGAGGACAAACTCACAGTGTCACGGGCCCGCAAGGTGCAGCGCTTCATGTCCCAGCCCTTCCAGGTGGCCGAGGTCTTCACGGGCTACGAGGGGAAATTTGTCAGCCTGGAGGAGACCATTAGG aGCTTCGAGGAGATCCTGGCGGGGAAGCATGACAACCTACCCGAGGCGGCCTTCTACATGGTGGGCGGCATCGAGGAGGCGGAGACGAAGGCACAGCAGCTGACGGCgactcagtga
- the LOC126986384 gene encoding ATP synthase subunit beta, mitochondrial-like isoform X10, with product MYRVTGVIQSQGRVVVAAWRGGAGAVRVVPSAAPRAVHTSAPARDKKGSKVPPLRDATGRPVATPEVKRAAAKVAGWKDTWDVPKASQKSQAGTQQGGSLRDIIQAHPEVLRPSSKQASSSSDSDAPTPRRPTRGASPTKAAAGKAKAAKKGISEVAAVKESVVNARNSKNGVAKKTPTAAAASGEAAVKEAAPKTEAAKEAAPKPEAAKEAAPKPEAAKEAAPKPEAAKEAAPKPEAAKEAAPKPEAAKEAAPKPEAAKEAAPKPEAAKEAAPKPEAAKEAAPKPEAAKEAASKPEATAVKVAVPEATAVKEAVPEATAVKEAVPEATAVKEAVPEATAVKEAVPEATAVKEAVPEATAVKEAVPEATAMKEAVPEAVTVKEAVPEATAMKEAVPEVTAVKEATTAAAVEPPGVPGVEATVEEAAVAEDTAGPSLAAAAAGAVAADVPLSTLSEQGTVGGGRVVAVIGAVVDVAFEGTLPPILSALEVTNRHPRLVLEVAQHLGGNTVRTIAMDGTEGLVRGQEVRDSGGPISIPVGAATLGRIINVIGEPIDERGPILAASRAAIHAEAPEFSEMSVEQEILVTGIKVVDMLAPYSKGGKIGLFGGAGVGKTVLIMELINNVAKAHGGYSVFAGVGERTREGNDLYHEMIESGVISLTDDTSKVALVYGQMNEPPGARARVALTGLTVAEYFRDQEGQDVLFFVDNIFRFTQAGSEVSALLGRIPSAVGYQPTLATDMGSMQERITTTTKGSITSVQAIYVPADDLTDPAPATTFAHLDATTVLSRGIAELGIYPAVDPLDSTSRIMDPNIIGPRHYSTARGVQKILQDYKSLQDIIAILGMDELSEEDKLTVSRARKVQRFMSQPFQVAEVFTGYEGKFVSLEETIRSFEEILAGKHDNLPEAAFYMVGGIEEAETKAQQLTATQ from the exons AGTCAGGGgcgcgtggtggtggcggcgtggcgTGGGGGCGCCGGGGCGGTGCGGGTGGTGCCCTCGGCGGCCCCTCGCGCCGTGCACACGTCGGCCCCGGCGCGGGACAAGAAGGGCAGCAAGGTCCCGCCACTCCGCGATGCCACGGGACGCCCTGTGGCTACCCCTGAGGTGAAGCGCGCAGCGGCCAAAGTGGCGGGCTGGAAGGATACGTGGGACGTCCCCAAGGCGAGCCAGAAGAGCCAGGCTGGCACGCAGCAGGGTGGCTCGCTGCGGGATATCATTCAGGCCCATCCCGAGGTGCTCCGGCCCAGCAGTAAACAAGCTAGCAGCTCCTCTGACAGCGACGCCCCGACACCGCGCCGGCCTACGAGGGGCGCCTCCCCCACCAAGGCGGCTGCCGGCAAGGCAAAGGCTGCTAAAAAGGGAATCTCGGAGGTTGCAGCCGTGAAGGAATCCGTCGTCAATGCGAGGAACTCCAAAAATGGTGTCGCGAAGAAAACCCCGACGGCCGCCGCAGCAAGCGGTGAGGCGGCAGTGAAGGAGGCTGCTCCAAAGACTGAGGCCGCGAAGGAGGCCGCGCCAAAGCCTGAGGCCGCGAAGGAGGCCGCGCCAAAGCCTGAGGCCGCGAAGGAGGCCGCGCCAAAGCCTGAGGCCGCGAAGGAGGCCGCGCCAAAGCCTGAGGCCGCGAAGGAGGCCGCGCCAAAGCCTGAG GCCGCGAAGGAGGCCGCGCCAAAGCCTGAG GCCGCGAAGGAGGCCGCGCCAAAGCCTGAGGCCGCGAAGGAGGCCGCCCCAAAGCCTGAGGCCGCGAAGGAGGCCGCGCCAAAGCCTGAGGCCGCGAAGGAGGCCGCGTCAAAGCCTGAG GCCACAGCCGTGAAAGTGGCTGTGCCTGAGGCCACAGCCGTGAAGGAGGCTGTGCCTGAGGCCACAGCCGTGAAGGAGGCTGTGCCGGAGGCCACAGCCGTGAAGGAGGCTGTGCCGGAGGCCACAGCCGTGAAGGAGGCTGTGCCGGAGGCCACAGCTGTGAAGGAGGCTGTGCCGGAGGCCACAGCCGTGAAGGAGGCTGTGCCGGAGGCCACAGCCATGAAGGAGGCTGTGCCGGAG GCCGTAACCGTGAAGGAGGCTGTGCCGGAGGCCACAGCCATGAAGGAGGCTGTGCCGGAGGTCACAGCCGTGAAAGAGGCCACCACAGCAGCAGCCGTCGAGCCCCCGGGTGTCCCTGGAGTTGAGGCGACAGTCGAGGAGGCAGCCGTAGCTGAGGACACTGCAGGACCTTCTTTGGCGGcagctgctgctggtgctgtcgCCGCTGACGTCCCGCTTTCCACGCTTTCAGAGCAAG gCACCGTGGGTGGAGGCCGCGTGGTGGCTGTCATCGGCGCAGTGGTGGACGTGGCCTTCGAAGGGACGCTGCCGCCTATCCTCAGCGCCCTCGAGGTCACCAACAGACACCCGAGGCTCGTGCTGGAGGTGGCCCAACATCTCGGCGGCAACACTGTACGAACTATCGCCATGGACGGGACGGAGGGACTGGTGAGAGGTCAGGAGGTGAGGGACTCCGGGGGGCCCATCTCCATCCCCGTGGGCGCCGCTACCCTGGGGCGCATCATCAATGTGATAG GGGAGCCCATCGACGAGCGCGGGCCCATCCTCGCTGCCAGCCGTGCGGCCATCCACGCCGAGGCACCGGAGTTCTCGGAGATGAGCGTGGAGCAGGAGATTCTGGTGACGGGCATCAAGGTGGTGGACATGCTGGCGCCGTACTCCAAGGGCGGCAAGATTG GCCTCTTCGGCGGGGCGGGGGTCGGCAAGACGGTTCTCATTATGGAGCTGATCAACAATGTGGCCAAGGCTCACGGCGGCTACTCGGTCTTCGCGGGCGTCGGGGAGCGGACCAGGGAGGGGAACGACCTTTACCACGAGATGATAGAGTCTGGGGTCATCTCCCTCACGGATGACACTTCCAAG gtggcgcTGGTGTACGGGCAGATGAACGAGCCGCCGGGTGCCAGGGCGAGAGTGGCACTGACGGGGCTGACGGTGGCGGAGTACTTCAGGGACCAGGAGGGACAGGACGTGCTATTCTTCGTGGACAACATCTTCAG GTTCACCCAGGCTGGCTCGGAGGTGTCTGCCCTGCTTGGTCGCATCCCCTCAGCTGTAGGTTACCAGCCCACCCTGGCCACCGACATGGGGAGTATGCAGGAgaggatcaccaccaccaccaagggctCCATTACTTCcgtgcag GCCATCTATGTGCCAGCCGATGACCTGACAGACcccgcccccgccaccacctTCGCCCATCTCGACGCTACCACCGTGCTCTCCCGGGGCATCGCTGAGCTGGGCATCTACCCCGCCGTGGACCCCCTGGACTCCACCTCCCGCATCATGGACCCCAATATCATAGGACCCCGCCACTACTCCACGGCGAGAGGAGTCCAGAAGATATTGCAG GACTACAAATCCCTGCAGGACATCATTGCCATCCTGGGTATGGACGAACTCTCCGAGGAGGACAAACTCACAGTGTCACGGGCCCGCAAGGTGCAGCGCTTCATGTCCCAGCCCTTCCAGGTGGCCGAGGTCTTCACGGGCTACGAGGGGAAATTTGTCAGCCTGGAGGAGACCATTAGG aGCTTCGAGGAGATCCTGGCGGGGAAGCATGACAACCTACCCGAGGCGGCCTTCTACATGGTGGGCGGCATCGAGGAGGCGGAGACGAAGGCACAGCAGCTGACGGCgactcagtga